A genomic segment from Methanolobus zinderi encodes:
- a CDS encoding FeoC-like transcriptional regulator, translated as MIKDLLKYLYVEKLSMAETAQKLGISSERLKEILQSMEHMGYIKIVEGDNSPGCSACGSCSSTSVCHTDGVQTTGKKLVLTEKGQRLCEKI; from the coding sequence ATGATAAAGGATCTATTGAAATACCTGTACGTAGAGAAACTTTCCATGGCTGAAACTGCCCAAAAGCTGGGTATTAGCTCTGAAAGACTAAAAGAGATACTGCAAAGCATGGAACACATGGGATATATCAAAATTGTAGAAGGGGACAACAGTCCCGGCTGTTCAGCCTGCGGATCCTGCTCATCGACATCTGTCTGCCATACAGATGGTGTTCAGACAACAGGGAAAAAGCTGGTCCTGACTGAAAAGGGACAGCGATTGTGCGAAAAGATATAG